One Misgurnus anguillicaudatus chromosome 5, ASM2758022v2, whole genome shotgun sequence genomic window, TGGAGCGAACAGCCAATAAGAATTTTGGGGGAGGAAATACTGCTTGGGAAGAAGAGAAATTAGCAAAATATGCACGCAGGTAAGAGATCTGAAGTAAACGCACCTAATTAGATCATTGGTTGTCTGTTCGACTTTTGAAATATTAATCGTTATTGTAAAATGAAGATTTGCAAATGTCATTTCTGTTTGGCCTGCAACCTGTTTTTAAATTGcgttgttttgtgtttgtgcaGTGAAACTCGTCTGTTAGAGATCATAGAGACTGCATGTGACAAGTCAGACTTTGAATGCAACAGACTCCTGGAGCAGATCGAGGATCAGGTGGAGACCTGGTGGTTTCACAGGTGAGAGCTTAAGTCTAGACATCTATTGTAAAAATTCAAGTCTTATTTGAAacttttacattacattacagttcaatgaaaatgaatcattttatattaaaatgctgtTATGCTATCTTCTTACATGGGGCTTAGCATAACCAAAGCCAGATATGACTgcacactgataaaaatgtgAATCTCACTTTAAATGAGAAAATAAGGATATGGCTTGTTCTTCTTTTGGAAATTGATGGAGAAGAGTAGGTGTTTTATTCAGTAATGGAGCTCACAGCAGACTGGTGGGCAGTGGTCACAGGAGAAGCACATTTTCAGACTCAAAAATTTTTATGGATTGATTCGCACAGATAAATTGTTCACCACAAAACTAGTGCACTAACAAAGAAAATGGggttcattttagtttttattttgtgtgtgattATCAGGCAACAGGAAGCACCAGACCTGTTTGAATGGCTGTGCATTGAGGAGCTCAGACTGTGCTGCCCACCGGGACGCTATGGACCTGAATGTGCAGGTGAACAAACACACACCAAACATTACAATAGTTTTCAATATCATGTATTTGTCACACTACTGGTACAATATAGATTGCATATAATGCTGTTGTGTAACATTGtttgaaaataatataatttcaaaagtcaattTCATTTAGGTCTGTCATTATAGCTACTTTTCATAAGTCGGTTAATTGCCCCAGAAATAATGGCGATAGTCGATAGCATTGTCTtttaagaccattttatgtCACTTATTATATATGACAGTAAAATAGAATAATAATGcaatatttttgttattaagatgaaaaatatgaaatattaatatgaaattggaatgtagaaagaaaaatattttaaatacttaaaacataaataaatattatatgcatttcaattttAAACAGGAAATAGTGATTGTTCTGTGTAAATCCCACCTTCATTGCTTTAGACGAGTGTTACTCTGATCGCATGCGTCATTATGCacagtctcgcgtagccagaccttaaatactgaaggtctggtgtttttcgctgctttttctggacaaagcccgcccacgagctgtttgaccgacatgtcaaacaaccaatcacagtttgtttcgtctagcatcacatttcggactccccacaacaACGAGCCGGCTTGCAACAAgccagttattgaaataaccagccgcaaccgaatagcatttaaataaacaacataactcaccatagaacatcgttgtgcacttcatctacagccacaccaatgagacgctcccgttaaacatctgtttgaagcatatctctccacttttataacacctacaagcaattcaggagaaccgaactttttgactccactaactgcctcaagcaaaactcttggacgtcttttagagagtcttgTAACTAACTCTAAGAAAGAGTAAACAAGGTAATTGTTCTGAGCTCTATTTTATTTAGTCtcctttgttaatgttagtcgGGGAGCCAAAGTCTCAAAAATGGGTTGAACCTGACATGGTCTGCCatactttttatttgtgtttttttgttaacTTTGACCCCAAGAACCAATAATTGGAGGGTCTGCTCTGCCGGAAATGTCGCGAGGGAAATTGTGGCCATTTTGGTGTGTGCCCCCTTTATTTTTGTCAGAAAATTGTGGAATTTTTTTCCCCCTCGAGTTCTCAGTGGGTTGGGTAGGCTGTCAGTGGCTGCATTCCAGATACACAAAACACATGTGCTGACAACATCCACTGAAAAAATAACTCTTAAAACACATTTCTGCATAATTTTGCatcaatttaatgcaaaaaaagtAGGCGTTTTTTCCAATATTTTCATCTTTGCTTCATTGGCGATCAACTATTCCCCCAAGTAATGACATCAGTCAATATACCATTCTTTTCACCAAACAGTATACTCATTCCACAgagaaaaattataaaaatccaaccaaaatcaatCAGTCTAtcggtgggacccactcacactacagacctattacagattagtgggtgggacttatggaaataaacgaaaataaatgATACAGCTGCCATCTTTTTGGAATCTAAGCTAAAAGATGCTGTGGAGCCAGGCTTGATGTTTTCCAACAATAGTGGAAGGTTATCAATAtgatatggaagagggtgatttgaAAGCGTGGTGCAGATGTTCGTGGCTttctttatgagccacaatacagggAAGAGCAGCTGAGGCAAATGGAGGAACAGGAGGTAGAAGACCGAGGTAGAAGACCTGCCTGTTGCAGGCAAGGAGCCTGGACTGACTCGAGCTGGGAGGGACTGGTGGTGCCTGTGCTCTCGCTGTGTGCCTACGGACACAGAAATTGAGTCCGTCTGCTGCAGAGAATTTCAAAGATGCCAGTTTCTTCTGGACGAAATTTCTACATCAGATGAGGATATGGATGTTTGTGTGGTGAACCACCCAAGCCTAAAGCCACTTTCTGTCTTTtttcggtcaaataggcaccacatttgaaatgtatgttacattttgacaacaAATATGAccctttcaataaagattaatgtttccatTGGTGAAAGGTCcctaatgaaaaaaataacataacttaaatatagctgcaagcagcaatggcgggccctcgcacgttttttaccactacacggtgcctccgagaaaacgatgcacggtgggcaagtgcatcaagtgggtaaatatcagtggactatttcatgttgctactgaacCATTTatgtactgtaggtaaaagaaaccccacattttagacaaacgggggcgctaaatatgcctttaaaatgaaagtaaagtttgacgcgttgccatgggaaaagcattcaagatatcaaaaatccctttgcaatttatcatctacaatgtctccgcatcatgttgaccacttttggtgtcaatggcatgaaaatcctaggaggagtatttaaaaggacatcacatggaactgtcaaaaaatccaccttttgtgactgccacacttcctgatGCCgtttggtggcgctatacccgagactcacaataggcacatcgatgcaatcggaatcttcagacaaacaaacaccccgcgtgtcatcactataagacattgtttgccttagatattagacacttcctgtttctctgaattcacCATGAATTTGttgcctcgccatggcagaaccgttcgagatatcaaaaatctctAGAAATTTCGTCCAGAAGAAACTGGCATCTTTGAAATTCTCTGCAGCAGACAGActcaatttctgtgtccatATGCGCACAGCGAGAGCACAGGCACCACCAGTCCCTTCCAGCTCGAGTAAGTCCAGGCTCCTCGCCTGCAACAGGCAAGTCTTCTACCTCATCTTCTACCTTCTACAGACAGGTCTTCTACCtcctgttcctccatctgcctcaCCTGCTCTTccctgtattgtggctcataaagaaAGCCACGAACATCCGCACTACGCTttcgaaatcaccctcttccatatcaTATTGATAACCTTCCACCATTGTTGGAAAACATCAATCCTGGCTCCACAGCATCTTTTAGCTTAGAGTCCAAAAAGATGGCAGCTGTATCAtttattttcgtaagtcccacccactaatctgtaataggtctgtagcatgagtgggtcccacccatagcccccccCCTGGAAAAATAAGGACAgagtgtttgtagtcttacACCCTCGACAAAGATATAGcaattccttctttcaatgacgcaaaatgacgatttttacatcattgaaagaaggaagtgcactACTAAAATCTGTATTGCTCCCATCTCAAGGAAAATtgaaaatgatgcatgaccattcaaaaacatgactgggtttctAAAGCTAcacagcttaatgcaaatgggtgaagtatCTCTTTAAAGTTGTAATAGTTGTCATCTGaggcaataaaataattaaagtcattttgctgtattatatttattgtgtgACACATTTCCATTGGGAGAACAGGGTTatgttgaaattaaaaagaTCCCTAGACCATGATGTTTAATAATGTGGACATACGCAATCATTTTATCCAGTATGTCTTTCGGAATTTTGAAAGTAGCCAAAAATTCTATTAAGGTTCTGAGCCTGTTGATCGCCAACTAGTAGTGAAATCATCACAGATCCattgattttggttggatttttattattttttctgtggAATGAGTATACTGTTTGATGAAAAGAATGGTATATTGACTGATGTCATAACTTGGGGGAATAGTTGATTGCCAAtgaagtaaaatgaaaatattggaaaaaagtgaaaaacgcctacttttttgcattaaattgatgcacatgtgttctgtgtatttggAATGCATTTATTGACAGCTTACCCAACCCACTGAGTAtttgaggaaaaaaatattttttcacaattttctgataaaaataaagggTGCATACACTAAAATGGCCAcatttttttcgtgatatttcCGGCAGAGCAAACCCTCCAATTATTGGTTCTTGGGGTCAAAGTTAacagaaaatacataaataaaaagtatGGCGGACCATGTCAGGTTCAACCCATTTTATTGAGCTTTTGAGACTTTGGCTCCCCGACTATGTATAGAGTCCTTTAATCTCGCCCCCTAGTGGAACGTTAAATTCGCACCTAGAAAGGTGGGACACTGTATAGCTCTTTTCAATGAATCTGACTTTGAATAGAGTAGACATGCTTGCTTGTTTACATTCATTTCCTCTCCTCAAGTCTTATTCACGTCGGAGATACAGGTTGTAGCTTTGAAACCAATTCCAGTcggatttattcttttaaaCTGTGTGTATTCACCAGAAAAGTGCAGTTTTAGCTCGCtatgtgcgtgtgtttgtgtgtgtacctggtaattgtCACGTTGTCCCCAAAAGATATGATATACCAGTaaatttgtgaccttgtggggacattttgaggtccccatgaggaaccAAGCTTGTAAATCAAACGCAGAATGATGCTTTTTGAACAAAACTGTATTGATAAAGTTCCCATCTGCTCTGGGTTCTTATTTACTGAATCATCAAAAAATTCaatatttgttttgtaataaaagaaatgtatatgtTGGCACAATATATTTTTCTCCACTATAGTTTCAAACATTCAGACATATACCAGATTAGTCAAGTCAAGTGCGCTTTAACTTTTGAATGGTTTGTACAGGTTAGCCTAATCTTTATCAGTTAAGTTGGATTCACATACAACGTATACTCTGAGTAACATCACAGCTTTTTCTCTAATCATAAACATGTCAAGTGTCAATGAATAAGAATAACAGTTAACATTGACATTTCATAAGATGTATAGTGTTACAAGTGTTATAGTAGTGAcggcttttattttttttgctagtctaacttaataaaaataatgtccaGTTTACATTTTGgcacaaaaccttaaaataaTTTAGCCAGTGCataattaatattttcaactttattttatccCAAATGTCTATACAAATTTGCCACGTttactttgtataattttggGTAGGTAGCTCGTTATGGTGTCATACAACATTggtttttaatcacagtctctccagcatcgacttgtggcttctttacaaatgaatctgcagtacacaaattaaacaaacactccccacgcAAGCTGaaacttctttaaaaacaaacttcaaTGTTAGGTTCCGAAGGTTAAGGTTATACAGCGACTGTGTTATGAGTACCCATGGAAATGGAGTGTTCAGTTGTCGAAGAACagagtcaaaataaaagtctctcaggaaAAATGAccaagtcattttggttacatttggcaatctttaaagacatgtttactgattgttaAGACACTGCATATGGTTTGTTTTGCCCCTGGCCCACAAATGGGTCATGCAAACCTGTGGGCCATTTGAGTTTGGAGGTGGTCATTAAAATCTGTACAACGTCATACACATTCCTGAACTGTTTTCTTGGTTTGGTGCCAAgaactttttttttcagtaaagaggacgttttcagttttgaaccttgcaggatgttcacctcttgtatgatgacctcttgtataacaaaatatcaaattgattGATTAtgtgattcaccgctcctttaaattAGATACGATAAATATTGTTATTGGATTACAATATGATTACATTTTTACCCAGCtttgtgttctgtccaatatttacccagcatggaAATCAAGCAagtatttttaagagtgtatatcAGCATTGCTGCGATGCATACAAGTGAAAGAGTCTGTGAAATGTGTCAAACATTTACATTGTCCCTTATTGTACTGTTTGTGATCACTGTGCTTGTTGTTCAGAGTGTCCGTCAGGTCCTGGTGGTGTGTGCGGTGGTCTTGGCCGCTGTGAGGGTGAGGGCACACGTCTGGGCGATGGAGAATGTGTGTGTGATCCTGGATACTCAGGCCCCCTGTGTCAGAACTGTGCTGATGGATACTACAGAGAAAAGAGCTCCAATCACACACAACCACCCTGCTCTGGTAACCAATCACCTGCAGACGCAGAAATGGCTATAAACAACCATATATACTGTACCAATGTCTCCATGATATCTGTGCTTATTTCATCTTAAATAAAATGATCAACATGCAAGATTTTTAAATGTGCAATTAAAATTCTTTCTTTTATTATATAGCTTGTTATCACTCCTGCAAAAAGTGCACCGGTCCACAAGATAACCAATGTCAAGACTGTAAACCTGGATGGATCCTTCACGACAACAAGTGTGTTGGTTAGTGATGCCATTACAGGTTCAAAATATAAGCAGTTgaaatacatttcttacatttgtaatttatttatatagcgcttttcacaattgtttaatgttCCAAAGCTGCTTTACATGAAATCGAAACAAAGAAAAGCAAAGAACAACAAAAGCATGTCAGTTTCTAAATATAGTTAAGGATAAAGTATATGAATTCCCTGCTGAtaaaaccagcatgggaattatgctggtttgatgctggtttagctggtggtcaccagcataccagcaccaaaacacaacatatgctggtcttgctggtatgctgtttttttcagcagggtttacatggatttatttcttatttaaataatattaataataaaagaacAGTGTAGTATGTAATACTCCCAATTTCAAACGAATACTTGTATTAACGTAACAACAAACTAAGTCCTAAGTTAAGCTAATGTCAGCAGTCTCCCAGTAAGCAAGCCAGCAGGGTGACAAGAAGAGGATCAAGGAGAGACAGAAAAAAACCCTCGAGGggaaattacgttttttgaggaaaacattcctggATTTTACCTTAATGGTTTgcagttttaatgcattttacaaTAGCAGTTTCAGTGCAGCTTCAAATGGCTTTGGATGATCCCAGCCGAGGCATAAGTGTCAtaataaaacacttttaaaccacaacttctcgtcttgctcTAGCCATCTGGCATTACTTAagtagtatcattccacatacatcATAAGCTTTATGCGTAAGGTCACGCCGGcgcgtcacacggctagtgcaagacaagcagttatggtttaaaagtacttttgaCGATCATCTTGCCAGATAAGACTCTTATTGCTCGGTTgtgatcgtttggagtcctttgaggctgcattgaaactgtaaactgttgaggttcacaaagtccactatatggagaaaaatcctgaaatgttttcttcaaaaaacttaatttcttctcgactgaacaaagaaagacataaacatcttagaTGACATGCGGGGgagtaaattatattttatgttttttaggaaaatagatttttcatttaAGCTTAaagtatataaataataaaagtagTCCAAACCATGATCATGTTATTTCAGAAGGATTATAATTTACAAATTCTATTGTTTACTTTTATGATTCTTTTAAGGTCTGAAAATCATTGTATGGATTTAGTGGCTAGGACATTTTCCCAAATGAGAAAAACATTCTTTTTGGGTTAAGTAACCTTTTAAAATGCTATTCCTGAGCTCTTtgttattgtgtgtttatttcAGATGTGGATGAGTGCGGGACTGAATTGGCTCGCTGTCCATCTAACACCTACTGCTTTAACACTGATGGTTCTTATGAATGCAGAGGTCA contains:
- the creld1b gene encoding protein disulfide isomerase CRELD1; the protein is MWWSWPLVSVVVLCSLLSVGTVRTAPCQTCQKLTTSFIKGLERTANKNFGGGNTAWEEEKLAKYARSETRLLEIIETACDKSDFECNRLLEQIEDQVETWWFHRQQEAPDLFEWLCIEELRLCCPPGRYGPECAECPSGPGGVCGGLGRCEGEGTRLGDGECVCDPGYSGPLCQNCADGYYREKSSNHTQPPCSACYHSCKKCTGPQDNQCQDCKPGWILHDNKCVDVDECGTELARCPSNTYCFNTDGSYECRGCDQACVGCMGSGPARCKKCSRGFRLIGAKCLDIDECSEKAIACPGLNEACINEEGSFRCECAEGFIRRDSICVENLPPTDPEKGLFDDITDDEVLVLQQMFFGVVICALATLAAKGDMVFTAIFIGGVAAMAGYWLSEKGDRVLDGILKGR